The following coding sequences are from one Gadus macrocephalus chromosome 3, ASM3116895v1 window:
- the LOC132454781 gene encoding transportin-2-like isoform X2 codes for MEWQPDEQGLQQVLQLLKDSQSPDTATQRAVQEKLEQLNQFPDFNNYLIFVLTSLKSEDEPTRSLSGLILKNNVKAHYQSFPPTVADFIKRECLNNIGDPSPLIRATIGILITTIASKGELQMWPELLPQLCNLLNSEDYNTCEGSFGALQKICEDSSELLDSEALNRPLNIMIPKFLQFFKHCSPKIR; via the exons ATGGAGTGGCAGCCAGACGAACAGGGTCTGCAGCAAGTTCTTCAGCTGCTGAAGGACTCCCAGTCCCCAGACACCGCAACCCAGAGAGCTGTCCAGGAA AAACTCGAACAGCTGAACCAGTTTCCGGACTTCAACAACTATCTCATCTTTGTCTTAACAAGCCTCAAGTCAGAAG atgagCCGACCCGGTCCCTCAGCGGGCTCATCCTGAAGAACAACGTGAAGGCCCACTACCAGAGCTTCCCCCCCACTGTGGCCGACTTCATCAAGAGGGAATGCCTGAACAACATCGGGGACCCCTCTCCGCTGATCAGAGCCACCATAG GCATCCTGATCACCACCATCGCCTCCAAGGGGGAGCTCCAGATGTGGCCGGAGCTGCTGCCTCAGCTCTGCAACCTGCTCAACTCTGAAGACTACAACACCTGCGAG ggCTCGTTCGGGGCGCTGCAGAAGATCTGCGAGGACTCGTCAGAACTCCTGGACAGCGAGGCTCTGAACCGGCCGCTCAACATCATGATCCCCAAGTTCCTGCAGTTCTTCAAGCACTGCAGTCCTAAGATCAGGTAG
- the LOC132454781 gene encoding transportin-2-like isoform X1 — MEWQPDEQGLQQVLQLLKDSQSPDTATQRAVQEKLEQLNQFPDFNNYLIFVLTSLKSEDEPTRSLSGLILKNNVKAHYQSFPPTVADFIKRECLNNIGDPSPLIRATIGILITTIASKGELQMWPELLPQLCNLLNSEDYNTCEGSFGALQKICEDSSELLDSEALNRPLNIMIPKFLQFFKHCSPKIRSHAIACVNQFIIGRAQALMDNIDTFIESLFALAGDEDSEVRKNVCRALVMLLEVRIDRLIPHMHSIIQYMLQRTQDPDENVALEACEFWLTLAEQPICKEALSGHLVQLIPILVNGMKYSEIDIILLKGDVEEDEAVPDSEQDIKPRFHKSRTVTLQHEGGEGEEGEEGDEDEDDDDDTLSDWNLRKCSAAALDVLANVFRDELLPHLLPLLKGLLFHHDWVIKESGILVLGAIAEGCMQGMVPYLPELMPHLIQCLCDKKALVRSIACWTLSRYAHWVVSQPPDAHLKPLMTELLKRILDGNKRVQEAACR, encoded by the exons ATGGAGTGGCAGCCAGACGAACAGGGTCTGCAGCAAGTTCTTCAGCTGCTGAAGGACTCCCAGTCCCCAGACACCGCAACCCAGAGAGCTGTCCAGGAA AAACTCGAACAGCTGAACCAGTTTCCGGACTTCAACAACTATCTCATCTTTGTCTTAACAAGCCTCAAGTCAGAAG atgagCCGACCCGGTCCCTCAGCGGGCTCATCCTGAAGAACAACGTGAAGGCCCACTACCAGAGCTTCCCCCCCACTGTGGCCGACTTCATCAAGAGGGAATGCCTGAACAACATCGGGGACCCCTCTCCGCTGATCAGAGCCACCATAG GCATCCTGATCACCACCATCGCCTCCAAGGGGGAGCTCCAGATGTGGCCGGAGCTGCTGCCTCAGCTCTGCAACCTGCTCAACTCTGAAGACTACAACACCTGCGAG ggCTCGTTCGGGGCGCTGCAGAAGATCTGCGAGGACTCGTCAGAACTCCTGGACAGCGAGGCTCTGAACCGGCCGCTCAACATCATGATCCCCAAGTTCCTGCAGTTCTTCAAGCACTGCAGTCCTAAGATCAG GTCCCACGCCATCGCGTGTGTGAACCAGTTCATCATCGGACGCGCCCAGGCTCTGATGGACAACATCGACACCTTCATCGAG AGCCTGTTTGCGCTGGCCGGTGATGAGGACAGCGAGGTCCGTAAGAACGTGTGCCGTGCGCTGGTCATGCTGCTGGAGGTCCGCATCGACCGCCTCATCCCCCACATGCACAGCATCATCCAG tACATGCTGCAGCGGACCCAGGACCCCGATGAGAACGTGGCGCTGGAGGCCTGTGAGTTCTGGCTGACCCTGGCCGAGCAGCCCATCTGTAAGGAGGCGCTGTCGGGCCACCTGGTCCA GTTGATCCCCATCCTGGTCAATGGGATGAAGTACTCTGAGATCGACATCATCCTCCTCAAG ggtgacgtggaggaggacgaggcggTCCCGGACAGTGAGCAGGACATCAAGCCCCGCTTCCACAAGTCCCGAACCGTCACCCTGCAGCAtgaagggggggagggcgaggagggagaggagggagacgaggacgaggacgacgatGATGACACCCTGTCCGACTGGAACCTCC GGAAGTGTTCGGCAGCGGCGTTGGACGTCCTGGCCAACGTGTTCAGAGACGAGCTGCTGCCCCACCTCCTTCCCCTGCTCAAAggcctcctcttccaccacgaCTGGGTCATCAAGGAGTCCGGCATCTTGGTGCTGGGGGCCATCGCAGAGG GCTGCATGCAGGGCATGGTGCCTTACCTCCCCGAGCTCATGCCCCACCTCATCCAGTGTCTGTGTGACAAGAAGGCCCTGGTCCGCTCCATCGCCTGCTGGACGCTCAGCCGCTACGCCCACTGGGTGGTGTCCCAGCCTCCCGACGCCCACCTCAAGCCCCTTATGACCGAGCTGCTCAAACGCATCCTGGACGGGAACAAGAGGGTGCAGGAGGCCGCATGcaggtag
- the rfx1b gene encoding MHC class II regulatory factor RFX1 isoform X1, producing MGTGGGGYLLQGNYVLAGGGGGAQGYGNTNSRAPPATVQWLCENYEGAEGVSLPRCTLYCHYLLHCQEHKLEPVNAASFGKLIRSVFMGLRTRRLGTRGNSKYHYYGLRIKSGSPLLRLMDEQQHLAMRQQPFSQKHRTKPVQKAESFTNGLSGGAGLQTAGLGDISSQVQQYQQFLDSSRQLPSLGEVDLGGYGLPEGVQLEHIKAFQSLYREHCEAILDVMINLQFILVETLWKSFWRFSLSNEPQSLSLHNESEKRLPKACLVVLCKFEPVLNWTKDCDNVLYQTLVEVLIPEVLRPIPSALTQAIRNFAKGLESWLTNAMMNVPEDMVRIKVACVCAFSQTLRRYTSLNHLAQAARAVLQNSAQITQMLSDLNRVDFTNVQEQASWVCRCEEDLVQRLEQDFKSTLQQQSSLEQWAGWLDGVVTRVLKPFDLNPAALPKAAKLFLLNWSFYSSMVIRDLTLRSAASFGSFHLIRLLYDEYMYYLVEHRVAGARGQTPIAIMGEFASSAKGRSSLDIEKEEEEEDEDEESEEDGGGELLLHSGSAPLPPGKEEVMEPPPKMSRGGLFPSD from the exons ATGGGGACGGGAGGCGGAGGCTACCTCCTCCAGGGGAACTACGtcctggccgggggggggggcggagcgcAGGGATACGGAAACACCAACTCACGGGCGCCGCCCGCCACG gtgcagTGGCTGTGTGAGAACTacgagggggcggagggggtgAGCCTTCCGCGCTGCACCCTGTACTGCCACTACCTGCTGCACTGCCAGGAGCACAAGCTGGAGCCCGTCAACGCCGCCTCCTTCGGGAAGCTGATCCGCTCTGTGTTCATGGGCCTGAGGACACGCAGGCTGGGCACCAG GGGTAACTCTAAGTACCACTACTACGGCCTGCGTATCAAGTCCGGCTCCCCGCTGCTGAGGCTGATGGACGAGCAGCAGCACCTGGCCATGAGGCAGCAGCCGTTCAGCCAGAAGCACAG GACCAAGCCGGTGCAGAAGGCGGAGAGCTTCACCAATGGGCTGTCGGGGGGGGCGGGTCTTCAGACGGCCGGCCTTGGGGACATCTCATCCCAGGTGCAGCAGTACCAACAGTTCCTGG atTCCTCCCGCCAGCTGCCCAGCCTCGGGGAGGTGGACCTTGGGGGCTACGGGCTGCCTGAGGGGGTCCAGCTGGAGCACATCAAGGCCTTCCAGAGCCTGTACCGGGAGCACTGTGAG GCCATCCTGGACGTCATGATCAACCTGCAGTTCATCCTGGTGGAGACGTTGTGGAAATCCTTCTGGAGGTTCAGCCTGAGCAACGAGCCGCAGTCCCTGAGCCT GCACAACGAGTCCGAGAAGCGTCTCCCCAAAGCCTGCCTGGTGGTGCTGTGTAAGTTTGAGCCGGTGCTGAACTGGACCAAAGACTGTGACAACGTGCTGTACCAGACGCTGGTGGAGGTCCTGATCCCAGAGGTGCTGAGGCCCATCCCCA gtgcccTGACCCAGGCCATCAGGAACTTTGCCAAGGGTCTGGAGAGCTGGCTGACCAACGCCATGATGAACGTCCCCGAGGACATGGTCCGCATCAAG gtggcgtgtgtgtgtgccttctcCCAGACGCTGCGTCGCTACACCAGCCTGAACCACCTGGCGCAGGCCGCGCGCGCTGTGCTGCAAAACTCCGCCCAGATCACCCAGATGCTCTCGGACCTCAACCGCGTGGACTTCACCAACGTCCAG gagcAGGCCTCCTGGGTGTGCCGCTGTGAGGAGGACCTGGTCCAGAGGCTGGAGCAGGACTTCAAGAGcaccctgcagcagcagagctCCCTGGAGCAGTGGGCGGGCTGGCTGGACGGCGTGGTGACCCGCGTGCTGAAGCCCTTCGACCTCAACCCCGCTGCCCTGCCCAAGGCCGCCAAGCTCTTCCTGCTCAACTGGTCCTTCTACAG CTCCATGGTGATCAGGGACCTGACCCTGCGCTCCGCTGCGTCCTTCGGGTCCTTCCACCTGATCCGTCTGCTGTATGATGAGTACATGTACTACCTGGTGGAGCACCGCGTGGCCGGGGCCCGCGGACAGACGCCCATCGCCATCATGGGAgag tttGCCAGCAGTGCTAAGGGCCGCAGCTCCCTGGACATAGAGAAAG aagaggaagaggaggatgaggatgaggagagcgaggaggacgGCGGCGGCGAGCTCCTGCTGCACtcaggctccgcccccctgccccccgggAAGGAGGAGGTCATGGAGCCCCCGCCCAAGATGTCCAGGGGGGGCCTGTTCCCCTCAGActga
- the rfx1b gene encoding MHC class II regulatory factor RFX1 isoform X2 has translation MGTGGGGYLLQGNYVLAGGGGGAQGYGNTNSRAPPATVQWLCENYEGAEGVSLPRCTLYCHYLLHCQEHKLEPVNAASFGKLIRSVFMGLRTRRLGTRGNSKYHYYGLRIKSGSPLLRLMDEQQHLAMRQQPFSQKHRTKPVQKAESFTNGLSGGAGLQTAGLGDISSQVQQYQQFLDSSRQLPSLGEVDLGGYGLPEGVQLEHIKAFQSLYREHCEAILDVMINLQFILVETLWKSFWRFSLSNEPQSLSLHNESEKRLPKACLVVLCKFEPVLNWTKDCDNVLYQTLVEVLIPEVLRPIPSALTQAIRNFAKGLESWLTNAMMNVPEDMVRIKVACVCAFSQTLRRYTSLNHLAQAARAVLQNSAQITQMLSDLNRVDFTNVQEQASWVCRCEEDLVQRLEQDFKSTLQQQSSLEQWAGWLDGVVTRVLKPFDLNPAALPKAAKLFLLNWSFYSSMVIRDLTLRSAASFGSFHLIRLLYDEYMYYLVEHRVAGARGQTPIAIMGEFASSAKGRSSLDIEKEEEEDEDEESEEDGGGELLLHSGSAPLPPGKEEVMEPPPKMSRGGLFPSD, from the exons ATGGGGACGGGAGGCGGAGGCTACCTCCTCCAGGGGAACTACGtcctggccgggggggggggcggagcgcAGGGATACGGAAACACCAACTCACGGGCGCCGCCCGCCACG gtgcagTGGCTGTGTGAGAACTacgagggggcggagggggtgAGCCTTCCGCGCTGCACCCTGTACTGCCACTACCTGCTGCACTGCCAGGAGCACAAGCTGGAGCCCGTCAACGCCGCCTCCTTCGGGAAGCTGATCCGCTCTGTGTTCATGGGCCTGAGGACACGCAGGCTGGGCACCAG GGGTAACTCTAAGTACCACTACTACGGCCTGCGTATCAAGTCCGGCTCCCCGCTGCTGAGGCTGATGGACGAGCAGCAGCACCTGGCCATGAGGCAGCAGCCGTTCAGCCAGAAGCACAG GACCAAGCCGGTGCAGAAGGCGGAGAGCTTCACCAATGGGCTGTCGGGGGGGGCGGGTCTTCAGACGGCCGGCCTTGGGGACATCTCATCCCAGGTGCAGCAGTACCAACAGTTCCTGG atTCCTCCCGCCAGCTGCCCAGCCTCGGGGAGGTGGACCTTGGGGGCTACGGGCTGCCTGAGGGGGTCCAGCTGGAGCACATCAAGGCCTTCCAGAGCCTGTACCGGGAGCACTGTGAG GCCATCCTGGACGTCATGATCAACCTGCAGTTCATCCTGGTGGAGACGTTGTGGAAATCCTTCTGGAGGTTCAGCCTGAGCAACGAGCCGCAGTCCCTGAGCCT GCACAACGAGTCCGAGAAGCGTCTCCCCAAAGCCTGCCTGGTGGTGCTGTGTAAGTTTGAGCCGGTGCTGAACTGGACCAAAGACTGTGACAACGTGCTGTACCAGACGCTGGTGGAGGTCCTGATCCCAGAGGTGCTGAGGCCCATCCCCA gtgcccTGACCCAGGCCATCAGGAACTTTGCCAAGGGTCTGGAGAGCTGGCTGACCAACGCCATGATGAACGTCCCCGAGGACATGGTCCGCATCAAG gtggcgtgtgtgtgtgccttctcCCAGACGCTGCGTCGCTACACCAGCCTGAACCACCTGGCGCAGGCCGCGCGCGCTGTGCTGCAAAACTCCGCCCAGATCACCCAGATGCTCTCGGACCTCAACCGCGTGGACTTCACCAACGTCCAG gagcAGGCCTCCTGGGTGTGCCGCTGTGAGGAGGACCTGGTCCAGAGGCTGGAGCAGGACTTCAAGAGcaccctgcagcagcagagctCCCTGGAGCAGTGGGCGGGCTGGCTGGACGGCGTGGTGACCCGCGTGCTGAAGCCCTTCGACCTCAACCCCGCTGCCCTGCCCAAGGCCGCCAAGCTCTTCCTGCTCAACTGGTCCTTCTACAG CTCCATGGTGATCAGGGACCTGACCCTGCGCTCCGCTGCGTCCTTCGGGTCCTTCCACCTGATCCGTCTGCTGTATGATGAGTACATGTACTACCTGGTGGAGCACCGCGTGGCCGGGGCCCGCGGACAGACGCCCATCGCCATCATGGGAgag tttGCCAGCAGTGCTAAGGGCCGCAGCTCCCTGGACATAGAGAAAG aggaagaggaggatgaggatgaggagagcgaggaggacgGCGGCGGCGAGCTCCTGCTGCACtcaggctccgcccccctgccccccgggAAGGAGGAGGTCATGGAGCCCCCGCCCAAGATGTCCAGGGGGGGCCTGTTCCCCTCAGActga